The Pusillibacter faecalis genome has a window encoding:
- a CDS encoding DUF4358 domain-containing protein — protein sequence MKKWMMLAAALVLLTAMTACGGNSDKENADSSEVALDSFYAGLAEEYHWTEDAAASEADELLLSNIEGEMLDSYYPGLSEIATKQLVAKAPLMSAVVNEVVFLQCETDEDADKAAEILQKRIDYQVGDETNPGGAWYPESIESWKQAQVIREGTYVAMIASAEHQADIAEKFQQQFQ from the coding sequence ATGAAAAAATGGATGATGCTGGCCGCGGCCCTGGTACTGCTGACGGCCATGACCGCCTGCGGCGGCAATTCTGACAAGGAGAACGCAGATAGTTCGGAGGTGGCGTTGGACAGCTTTTATGCGGGGCTGGCAGAGGAATACCACTGGACAGAGGATGCGGCTGCCAGTGAGGCAGACGAGCTGCTGCTGAGCAACATAGAGGGAGAAATGCTGGACTCCTACTACCCCGGGCTGAGTGAAATTGCTACCAAGCAGCTGGTGGCGAAGGCGCCGCTGATGTCCGCTGTTGTGAACGAGGTGGTTTTCCTACAATGTGAGACAGACGAGGACGCGGACAAGGCTGCGGAAATTCTTCAGAAACGCATTGACTACCAAGTGGGAGATGAAACCAACCCCGGAGGAGCCTGGTATCCGGAATCCATTGAGTCCTGGAAGCAAGCGCAGGTCATCCGGGAGGGGACCTATGTAGCCATGATCGCCTCGGCCGAGCACCAGGCGGACATTGCCGAGAAATTCCAGCAGCAGTTCCAGTGA
- a CDS encoding MBOAT family O-acyltransferase: MIFSSLTFLFAYLPLTLAVYFLVSLRWRNLILLLVSLFFYGWGEPVYITIMLLSILIDYTHGLLVEKYRDNDKKARWFVTQSIIFNLFLLGFFKYGTFLAENLYLLTGIQIPESVTVLGVTVPLLGVPLPIGISFYTFQTMSYTIDVYRRDAPVQRNPVTFGAFVTMFPQLIAGPIVKYKTVAAELEHRTYTMEQFALGAQRFCVGLAKKVLLANSIGALWEAQLAAQSAGTLTVFGGWMGLLAFGFQIYFDFSGYSDMAIGLGRMLGFRFNENFDYPYLAASVTEFWRRWHMSLTSWFREYLYIPLGGNRGGIAKTLRNLLIVWFCTGFWHGASWNFILWGLYFALWLILEKYVLRDLLARTPAAVKHLYTLAVVFVGWGLFAMEDLSVCGRYLAACFGAAPAWSAVDGYTLRSYAVTFLLLVVASTNWGARTWARIPDRARRILAPVLMALSLVVCTAYLVDGSYNPFLYFRF, encoded by the coding sequence TTGATATTCAGCAGTCTGACCTTTCTCTTTGCCTATTTGCCGCTGACGCTGGCGGTCTATTTTCTTGTGTCGCTGCGGTGGCGAAATCTCATTTTGCTGCTGGTCAGCCTGTTCTTTTATGGCTGGGGGGAGCCGGTCTATATCACCATCATGCTCCTCTCCATTCTGATTGACTATACCCATGGGCTGCTAGTGGAAAAATACCGAGACAACGACAAAAAGGCCCGCTGGTTTGTGACCCAGTCGATCATCTTCAACCTGTTTTTGCTGGGCTTTTTCAAGTACGGGACCTTTCTCGCCGAAAATCTGTATCTGCTTACTGGAATCCAGATCCCGGAGAGCGTAACAGTTCTGGGGGTTACGGTGCCGCTTCTGGGAGTGCCGCTGCCTATCGGAATCTCTTTTTATACTTTCCAGACCATGAGCTACACCATTGATGTCTACCGTCGGGACGCTCCAGTGCAGAGAAATCCTGTTACGTTTGGAGCTTTTGTCACTATGTTCCCTCAGCTGATCGCTGGCCCCATTGTCAAATATAAGACTGTGGCGGCGGAGCTGGAGCACCGGACATATACCATGGAGCAGTTCGCACTTGGCGCCCAGCGCTTCTGCGTGGGACTTGCCAAAAAGGTGCTGCTGGCCAACTCCATCGGCGCGCTGTGGGAAGCGCAGCTGGCGGCCCAGTCCGCCGGGACGCTGACGGTCTTCGGCGGCTGGATGGGGCTGCTGGCGTTTGGCTTCCAGATCTACTTTGATTTCTCCGGTTATTCCGATATGGCTATCGGTCTGGGGCGGATGCTGGGCTTCCGCTTCAACGAGAACTTTGATTACCCCTACCTCGCCGCCTCTGTGACGGAATTTTGGCGGCGGTGGCATATGTCCCTCACCAGCTGGTTTCGGGAGTACCTGTATATCCCGCTGGGGGGCAACCGTGGTGGGATCGCCAAGACGCTGCGCAACCTCCTGATTGTCTGGTTCTGCACGGGCTTCTGGCATGGAGCCAGCTGGAATTTCATCTTATGGGGGCTCTACTTTGCTCTCTGGCTGATTCTTGAAAAGTATGTCCTTCGGGATTTACTGGCCCGGACGCCGGCGGCAGTCAAACATTTGTATACACTGGCAGTGGTGTTTGTAGGCTGGGGCCTCTTCGCTATGGAGGACCTGTCAGTGTGTGGGAGGTATCTCGCGGCCTGCTTTGGTGCGGCGCCGGCTTGGAGCGCAGTGGACGGCTATACACTCCGCAGCTACGCTGTCACGTTTCTGCTGTTGGTTGTAGCCTCTACAAATTGGGGGGCTCGGACTTGGGCGCGCATTCCAGATCGGGCGCGGAGAATTCTGGCTCCGGTCCTGATGGCACTGTCCCTGGTAGTCTGCACGGCGTATCTGGTGGACGGCAGTTACAATCCGTTTCTCTATTTCCGCTTTTAA